The genome window GTTTTGTGCTGCCCTCTTCCATTACGTAATTACCTTTACGCCCTACAGCCTCAAGAGTCCTGTTAATATAATCTTCATCGGGATAAATCAAGAGAATATTATATTCATTTGCGTAATCACGGCTGATTCTGTCTGCGTCGAATAATAGAGCGTCGAGAAATGCAAGGCTTAATTCATCGTCCTTATATTTTTCGCGGAGTGTCTGTTCTTCCTCGTCAGTAATGCAATAAACCCATGATTGAGGCTGCATTTTGTCGCCGCTTCCGGAGGCCTCGAACTCGTTAATTAATTCTGCCCATTCGTTACCGTGCATGACTGATGACATGTCGCTGCTGAGGGTTACTGCTAAAGTTTTATTAATGTCTTCAACAGATCCCCCCCCCCCGTCAGTATTATTACTTGCTGGAGTACCGGGACTTCCACCGCACCCCCCGGAAAGAACAACAAGAGAGTATACAAGAATCAAAATCGCTGCATAATTGAATAGTTTTCGCAAAAAAAATCCTCCTTATAATATATTCTCTCTAATATTTGAATCGTTAGAAAGTTTGAATGATTTTGCGTAGAGAATTTTATTACAATTATATTTCTGCGTCAAAGTAAATTTTTGTGCGGATGGAAAAATTATAGACCGGGCATTAACACCCGGCCACTTGCTTTATTTATGCCTGCTCGCGGTATTTCTTAAGTTTTGCGATAATTTCGTCTATAGGCTCGTCGGGCTGATTATATTTTTCTGCGGTGTAGTCGCCGTGATTTTCCTCAAATTGCTGCATAAATTTAATCATACCAACAGGGCCTAGTGATTTAGAAAGAGCTGCAAGACCAGCCATACGAACTTCATACGGATTATTATAATCTAACTCAATCATGCTCAAGACCTCCTATTTTTAAGCTAAAAACTACAGGATTAACCACTTTAAAATTAAGCGCAAGTTTTTCACAAGATTTTATCAGTCTGTAATCTGTCGTCAAGAAATAATCAACTTCTCCGGCTTCTGCATAAGCAATGTGAAAAGCATCCATAGTTTTAATATTTGCCTCAGTCATGAAAAATTTTGCTCTGATTTCTATATTGTCTCTATAATGAATCTCTTCACGCAAAAAAGAAGTATATAGATCTGACAACTTTATTTTTTTCTCAGAATCTTTTACTGCGCCAATTTCCTGTCTCAGAATATCACTGCCCAAGATCGTAATATAATTTTTTGCTGCCATATAAAAAATTGCAGTTATAGCATTACTCTCATTGTGAACGCTTTTCTCCTGCGATTTGTCGAACGGCCTATTATAGCAGCAAGTATCAAGATAGACTCTCATTCAGAATCAATCAAATTTATCATTTTCCAGATACTCAAGCAAAAGGGGACTCAAAATTTTTATGTAAGTTCCCTTCATGCCTAGACTGCGACTCTCAATTAATCCGGCACTCTCAAGTTTTCGCAATGCATTCACTATAACACTTCTTGTAACGCCGACTCGGTCAGCAACTTTTGAGGCAATAGCTACACCCTCATGGCCGTCTAACTCAGCGATAATATGTTTCATGCTCTCAAGTTCCGAATATGAAAGCGCACGCATGGCCATTTGAACGCTCAGACGATTTCTTGAAGTTTCCTCGATAACTTTTGCGCGCTCGTTCAAAATTTCAATTCCTGCCAGCATTCCGAGATATTCAGCTAACAAGACATCTTCAACGAGAAAAGGCGCATGGAATCTCACAAGCATAATAGTTCCGAGTCTTTCTGCGCTTGCTCCGATAATTGGCACGTACATTAAATGTTTCTCAGGTCTCTCACCTGAATAAGCGTCATCGAATAAAAACGCGTCCTCGTCGTGAACTTCTGAGTCACGGCAGCGATTCATCCTGATAACAAATTCTTCCGGCATTACTCCATCTTTGAAACTGTCTGATAACGCTTTAGATTTGTACTCAGGCAGCCAGAAATAACCTAACATTTTGCCGGACTTGTCGACTACATAAACATTTGCGGTCGAGAACTCTGACAATAATTCTGACAAATGATAATAATTTAACGGTTCGCCCTCCTGCTTTGACTGGAAAGCGCGCCCTACCCGCCTAGTTTTGCGCAAGAGTTCATTTAGTGCCTTGTCGGTGTCATCATGTCTAGCCATAAATAAATCCCTCCTATAATAAATAACGCCTGATGTCGCGATTCTCTACTAAGCTGCTTAATTTTTCGCGTACCATTTCAGGTGTGATTTCGATTTTCTCGACGTCCATATCACTAACTGAAAAGCTGATTTCTTCGAGTAACTGCTCCATCATTGTGTGAAGTCTGCGCGCGCCGATGTCTTCCATTTCTGAATTCATTTTGTGAGCGAGCTTTGCAATTTCTTCTGTAGATTCTGGAGTAAATACTAATTCCGTGCCTTCAGTTGATATTAACGCTTCATACTGACGAATTAAACTATTTTCCGGCTCTGTCAAAATCTGCTGTAAATTTTCCCAGCTCAACGGCTCAAGCTCGACTCTAATGGGAAAACGCCCCTGCAACTCCGGAATCAAATCCGAAGGTTTAACGCCGCTGAATGCACCCGCAGCAATAAATAAAATATGATCCGTCTTGACTGGCCCATAACGAGTTTGAACGGTCGAGCCTTCTACAATCGGCAATAAATCGCGCTGGACTCCTTCTCTGCTTACGTCAGGACCGTGCGAGCTGCCTCCCTTTACAACAACTTTGTCGATCTCGTCAAGAAAAACGATTCCTTCTTCCTGCGCCATTTCGAGAGCTTCACGTGCCATTGCGTCAGTGTCGATTAATTTTTCTGCTTCTTCCTGCTGCAAGATTCGTAAAGCCTCTTTAACCTTCAAATGCCGTTTCTTGGTCTTCTTGGGAATCATTCCGCCGAGCATTTCAGTTAAATTTATTCCCATTACGTCCATGCCTGGAGTCCCGAAAATCGGCAATGAAGGGTTATTGTCGTTTACCTCGATTTCAACATCACGGCCGTCAAGTTTGCCATCTTTGAGCATTTTTCTGAATCGTTCGCGCGTTTTATTATCTGCTGGCGGTTCTTGTTCGGGCTGCTGTTCTTCTTTCTCGTCTGACTCTTTGCCTGCACTTGTTAAAGCTCTCATAAAATCGGGCATAGAAAATTTTTGCTCGCGTCGTGGAAGAATGCAGTCTAACAATCTTTCTTCAGCGCGTTCGAGTGCGGGTGCTTGAACTTCTTCTATCATTCTTTTACGCACCATTGAGACGGCAAATTCTGTTAAATCGCGTATCATTGTCTCAACGTCTCTGCCGACATAGCCTATTTCAGTAAATTTTGTAGCTTCAACTTTGACGAACGGAGCATTTGAGAGAGTCGCGAGTCTGCGTGCGATTTCAGTTTTTCCGACACCTGTAGGCCCGACCATCAAAATATTTTTAGGCATGACTTCATGTGCGATTTCGGGAGGTAAAGCCCGCCGTCTGATTCGATTTCTGAGTGCGATTGCTACAGCGCGTTTTGCTTTATCTTGGCCGATTATGTAACGATTTAGATGCTCGATAATTTTTGCTGGTGTTAAATCTGATGTAACTTTTTTCTCCATTATTCTAATACCTCAACAGTGATATTTTTGTTCGTGTAAATGCAAATTTCCGACGCTAACTCTATTGAACGCCGTGCAATTTCTTCGGGAGTCTTGTCAGTTGACTCACGTAAAGCACGACCCGCCGCCAACGCATAGCCCGACCCTGAACCGATCGACGCAACATCGCCTTCAGGTTCCAAGACATCGCCGGCACCGCTTAATAATAACGTAATTTCTTTGTTTGCTGCTAACATCATTGCTTCCAACCGTCTTAATGCTTTATCGAGTCTCCACTCGCGAACAAGTTTTACAGCACCCTTCATTAAGTCGCCTTTTTCCTGTTCGAGGCAGTCTTCAAATTTTTCAAGAAGAGTCATAGCGTCTGCCGTGCCTCCTGCGAAACCGACTAAAATTTTGCCGTCCAAAAGAGTCCTGACCTTGCGAGCGTTACCCTTTATGACTTGAGAGCCTAGAGTTACTTGTCCGTCTCCTGCCATTGCGACGCGTGAGTCTTTCCTCACACAAACTATCGTAGTACCATTAAACAGTGTAATCAATCCTTTCATGATTCATAATAAATAATTTTTGATATATATTATCTCATTTGCTTTATTATTGGGAATAATGCGATTAAATTAAATTTTTCTGTGTAATTTGGCGATATGTTATAATGCGATTATCAAATAAATTCTTTCACACAGCACATTCAAGCAAGAAAATAATTTTACAACTACATTTACAACTACAAAAATGTTGATTCGTTTGTGTGATAATAAAGACTCATAAGAGATATAAAAAATTTTTCCCCGCAGAATCACTCACACGAGAAAAAATATAAAATACTTATTATGAAAAAATTTAATTATTTGCCTGCCTGTAAAATTTCAACTACGCAGATTTCACCGTCAGACGCTTTAAATGTTATCTTGCCGCTTCTTGATGGCTTGTAATCAAATTTTGACTGAGTAACTGCTATATGTGCGGGGCTAGGGATAGTGTATTCGGCGTTATTATCTTTATCCCACTTGTAAGAATAATCTCTGCGTCCCCATTTTGTCCAAATTGTATTTGTGTGGCCTTCTGTTG of Synergistaceae bacterium contains these proteins:
- the codY gene encoding GTP-sensing pleiotropic transcriptional regulator CodY, whose translation is MARHDDTDKALNELLRKTRRVGRAFQSKQEGEPLNYYHLSELLSEFSTANVYVVDKSGKMLGYFWLPEYKSKALSDSFKDGVMPEEFVIRMNRCRDSEVHDEDAFLFDDAYSGERPEKHLMYVPIIGASAERLGTIMLVRFHAPFLVEDVLLAEYLGMLAGIEILNERAKVIEETSRNRLSVQMAMRALSYSELESMKHIIAELDGHEGVAIASKVADRVGVTRSVIVNALRKLESAGLIESRSLGMKGTYIKILSPLLLEYLENDKFD
- the hslU gene encoding ATP-dependent protease ATPase subunit HslU; its protein translation is MEKKVTSDLTPAKIIEHLNRYIIGQDKAKRAVAIALRNRIRRRALPPEIAHEVMPKNILMVGPTGVGKTEIARRLATLSNAPFVKVEATKFTEIGYVGRDVETMIRDLTEFAVSMVRKRMIEEVQAPALERAEERLLDCILPRREQKFSMPDFMRALTSAGKESDEKEEQQPEQEPPADNKTRERFRKMLKDGKLDGRDVEIEVNDNNPSLPIFGTPGMDVMGINLTEMLGGMIPKKTKKRHLKVKEALRILQQEEAEKLIDTDAMAREALEMAQEEGIVFLDEIDKVVVKGGSSHGPDVSREGVQRDLLPIVEGSTVQTRYGPVKTDHILFIAAGAFSGVKPSDLIPELQGRFPIRVELEPLSWENLQQILTEPENSLIRQYEALISTEGTELVFTPESTEEIAKLAHKMNSEMEDIGARRLHTMMEQLLEEISFSVSDMDVEKIEITPEMVREKLSSLVENRDIRRYLL
- the hslV gene encoding ATP-dependent protease subunit HslV, with the protein product MKGLITLFNGTTIVCVRKDSRVAMAGDGQVTLGSQVIKGNARKVRTLLDGKILVGFAGGTADAMTLLEKFEDCLEQEKGDLMKGAVKLVREWRLDKALRRLEAMMLAANKEITLLLSGAGDVLEPEGDVASIGSGSGYALAAGRALRESTDKTPEEIARRSIELASEICIYTNKNITVEVLE